In Methanobacterium petrolearium, one genomic interval encodes:
- a CDS encoding DUF1616 domain-containing protein, with translation MNIDRTIATVIVIILIIGTIGIFNITLNPTPSEKFTEFFILDGDGKAINYPTNLSVGEPANLTVCVVNHEYKTTSYLIKITQGNQILKEENITLNNDDKKEIPFEFTAGSAGEEKLEFKLYKLPDTENVYRYLYLQIYVT, from the coding sequence TAATTGTGATTATTCTAATTATCGGGACAATAGGAATATTTAACATAACTTTAAATCCCACACCATCTGAAAAGTTCACAGAATTTTTTATATTGGATGGAGATGGAAAAGCTATTAATTATCCCACAAACCTTAGTGTGGGAGAACCAGCTAATCTCACTGTGTGTGTGGTTAACCATGAGTATAAAACAACCAGTTATCTGATTAAAATAACACAAGGAAATCAGATATTAAAAGAGGAAAATATTACTTTAAACAACGATGACAAAAAGGAGATACCATTTGAATTTACTGCAGGTTCTGCTGGAGAAGAAAAACTTGAATTTAAGTTATATAAATTACCAGACACGGAAAATGTTTACAGATATCTTTACCTTCAGATATATGTGACATAA